A single Arachidicoccus sp. BS20 DNA region contains:
- a CDS encoding efflux RND transporter periplasmic adaptor subunit — MKKLIPVSFIICMLVSCSSNLKQRKKSVTPTDYPVLTLTPRNATTYTDYPATVQGEQVVEIRPKVDGYLENILIPEGATVHQGELLFQISNPQFEQDKITAEAAIKSAEANVAAARMNVEKVKPLVEKDIVSKYELDAAQYTLQSQQASLAQARASLANAETNIGYTQIRSPHDGVIGLIPYKIGALVSSTTASPLTTLSSAGNVFAYYTMTEKQLLDFYKLMPGKTISDKLQHIPPVSLILANGSEYQHKGKLEPASGLISTSTGTANFKATFPNPEGLIPSGASATVRVPRYFDSALIIPQSATFQIQDKIVTYVLNDSSKVVTKTIGVSPTMDGQFYIVTEGLKVGDKIVLGATNLKDGFEVKPLPLNVDSLYSSVDTTNSNR; from the coding sequence ATGAAAAAACTGATTCCTGTTTCGTTTATCATTTGTATGCTTGTGTCGTGCAGCAGCAATCTCAAACAAAGGAAAAAATCGGTAACGCCAACCGATTATCCCGTGCTTACGCTTACGCCGCGCAATGCTACAACTTATACCGATTATCCTGCCACTGTTCAGGGCGAGCAGGTAGTTGAAATAAGACCGAAAGTGGATGGTTATCTGGAAAATATTTTGATACCGGAAGGCGCAACCGTGCATCAGGGAGAGTTGCTTTTTCAAATCAGCAATCCGCAATTTGAACAGGATAAAATTACGGCGGAAGCCGCCATTAAAAGCGCAGAAGCCAATGTAGCTGCCGCCCGCATGAATGTTGAGAAAGTAAAACCATTAGTTGAAAAAGATATTGTAAGCAAATACGAACTTGATGCAGCACAATATACTTTGCAATCACAACAAGCTTCGCTGGCACAAGCGCGCGCATCGCTTGCCAATGCCGAAACAAATATCGGCTATACACAAATTCGCAGTCCGCACGACGGCGTTATCGGTTTAATACCTTACAAAATAGGCGCATTGGTCAGCAGCACTACCGCAAGTCCGCTAACCACTTTGTCCAGCGCGGGGAATGTATTTGCTTATTATACCATGACGGAAAAACAATTATTGGATTTCTATAAACTCATGCCCGGCAAAACCATTTCTGACAAGCTGCAACACATTCCGCCGGTAAGTTTGATTTTGGCAAATGGTTCGGAATATCAGCACAAAGGAAAATTAGAACCTGCCAGCGGATTGATAAGCACATCTACCGGAACGGCAAATTTCAAAGCAACTTTTCCAAACCCCGAAGGATTGATTCCGAGCGGTGCAAGCGCCACAGTGCGTGTGCCAAGATATTTTGACTCTGCATTAATTATTCCACAAAGCGCCACCTTTCAGATACAGGATAAAATAGTAACGTATGTTTTAAACGACAGCAGTAAAGTAGTAACTAAAACTATCGGTGTAAGTCCTACAATGGACGGACAGTTTTATATCGTTACAGAAGGTCTGAAAGTGGGCGACAAAATTGTGCTTGGCGCAACTAACCTGAAGGATGGCTTTGAAGTAAAGCCTCTTCCATTAAATGTGGACAGTTTATATAGTTCTGTTGATACCACCAACTCCAATCGGTAA
- a CDS encoding type IX secretion system plug protein has protein sequence MKNIFCATLFFCFLFFQEVNAQSLTDAVYNPNIHGIQFSANGSQWSYPMVNLGTQNSLQLDFDDFAASPKNYYYTFQLCDADWQPVDVSTFTYLKGFSQDKISKYTYSSYAKTKYIHYTISLPQQNCMPVKSGNYILKIFEDGDTSQLIFTRRMLIVDSKISVSAEVQQPFDNAKLNTYQKVQFSIDVSHLQISNPLQQLKVVVLQNFRWDNAITDLQPSFMRGSVYEYNGERDVIFQAGKEYRWVDLQSFRYQSERVGSVDVSKIPFDVYVKPDKSRADEDYLPYKDYNGFFNIAASEQINVQSQGDYARVHFSFVPPDGKEFANKDVYIVGQMNNYNYSDENEMTFDADKNCYETSLLLKQGYYNYMYVTKDANNAMPTFSLTEGNNWLTENNYTILVYYQSFSDRAPQLVGCTTVSSRSTNF, from the coding sequence TTGAAAAATATTTTCTGCGCGACATTGTTTTTTTGCTTTCTGTTTTTTCAAGAAGTAAATGCACAATCGCTTACCGATGCTGTTTATAATCCTAATATTCACGGCATTCAGTTTTCTGCAAACGGCAGTCAATGGAGTTACCCGATGGTTAATTTGGGGACGCAAAATTCGCTGCAATTAGACTTTGACGATTTTGCAGCTTCGCCTAAAAATTATTATTACACCTTCCAGCTTTGCGATGCGGACTGGCAGCCGGTTGATGTTTCTACGTTCACTTATCTCAAAGGATTTTCGCAGGACAAAATATCGAAATACACATATTCATCCTACGCAAAAACAAAATACATTCATTACACAATTTCTCTACCGCAGCAGAATTGTATGCCCGTAAAAAGCGGCAATTATATCTTAAAAATTTTTGAAGACGGCGACACTTCACAATTGATTTTTACACGGCGAATGTTGATTGTGGATTCAAAAATTTCTGTTTCGGCAGAAGTTCAGCAGCCGTTTGACAATGCCAAACTAAACACATATCAAAAAGTTCAGTTTAGTATTGATGTTTCTCATTTACAAATATCCAATCCGCTGCAACAATTGAAAGTAGTGGTGTTGCAGAACTTTCGCTGGGACAATGCAATAACTGACTTGCAGCCTTCGTTCATGCGCGGCTCGGTGTACGAATACAACGGCGAGCGGGATGTTATATTTCAGGCAGGAAAAGAATATCGCTGGGTTGATTTACAAAGTTTTCGTTATCAAAGCGAAAGGGTAGGAAGTGTGGATGTGTCGAAGATACCTTTTGATGTATATGTAAAACCTGATAAATCAAGAGCGGACGAAGATTATTTGCCGTATAAAGACTATAATGGATTTTTCAATATTGCTGCGTCCGAACAAATTAATGTGCAATCACAAGGCGATTATGCACGTGTGCATTTTTCTTTTGTTCCGCCCGATGGAAAAGAATTTGCAAATAAAGACGTTTACATTGTGGGACAAATGAATAACTATAATTATAGTGATGAAAATGAAATGACATTTGATGCAGACAAAAATTGTTATGAAACGAGTTTATTACTGAAGCAAGGTTATTACAATTACATGTATGTAACCAAAGATGCAAATAATGCCATGCCCACTTTTTCTTTAACCGAAGGTAATAACTGGCTTACGGAAAACAATTATACAATCCTGGTGTATTATCAATCATTCTCCGACCGCGCGCCGCAGTTGGTTGGATGTACGACGGTCAGTTCAAGAAGCACAAATTTTTAA
- a CDS encoding RNA polymerase sigma factor gives MTINTPGIEEMIQGCKNNDVRSKELMYKTFYGYVMGVVVRYVNKINDAEELVNDCFIKIFKYIEAFESRGSSQDEYYKSFKGWIAKIASRTAIDQLRKDKKNFVTDALDKTEYRITPVQVSHNIDIKDILRLLDKLPQAHRLVFNLYEIEGFSHDEISKILKIPASSSRVFLTRAKNKLRELYVQIFNQHVGK, from the coding sequence ATGACAATAAACACACCCGGCATTGAGGAAATGATACAAGGCTGTAAAAACAATGACGTCCGCTCGAAAGAGCTGATGTATAAAACTTTTTACGGTTATGTAATGGGTGTGGTTGTGCGTTATGTAAACAAAATCAATGATGCGGAAGAGCTGGTTAATGACTGTTTTATAAAAATATTCAAATACATAGAAGCCTTTGAAAGCCGCGGCAGCTCGCAGGACGAATATTATAAATCGTTCAAAGGCTGGATTGCGAAAATTGCCTCGCGCACGGCGATAGACCAATTGCGGAAAGACAAGAAAAACTTTGTAACAGATGCGCTTGATAAAACCGAATACCGCATAACGCCGGTTCAGGTATCGCACAATATCGATATCAAAGACATTTTGCGATTATTGGACAAGCTGCCGCAAGCGCACAGACTGGTGTTCAACCTGTACGAAATAGAAGGTTTTTCGCACGATGAAATTTCGAAAATATTAAAGATACCGGCAAGCAGTTCGCGCGTATTTCTTACAAGGGCAAAAAATAAATTGCGCGAATTGTATGTACAAATATTCAACCAGCATGTTGGAAAATAA
- a CDS encoding DUF4397 domain-containing protein, with the protein MKQKINSSITVKIAACIAAISIIFSSCLDNDKNYGTEVQVAGIALINAAPGSPNLDLIGDGQREILPQPFAYDSAIAYLPAYPGFRVFGFTLHNSYNLLASQQFYLHPGDAYSIFLADTLGNAKLFGFKDSLHLSDSSRIGIRFANMSPNSTSLDLYITDSTNSLVNNIAFGKASDFTNIATPVSGKISFQIKENGSNTVLATLPETEIKKGRIYTVWAKGFENATVDSLKAGLSIMRNK; encoded by the coding sequence ATGAAACAGAAAATCAATTCTTCAATAACAGTGAAAATCGCAGCTTGTATAGCAGCAATAAGTATTATTTTTTCCTCTTGCCTCGACAATGACAAAAATTACGGAACAGAAGTTCAGGTTGCCGGCATCGCGTTAATCAATGCTGCGCCGGGTTCGCCCAACCTTGATTTAATAGGCGATGGACAACGGGAAATTTTGCCGCAACCTTTTGCTTATGACAGCGCAATAGCATATCTTCCTGCGTATCCGGGTTTCAGAGTATTTGGATTTACATTACACAATTCATACAATCTTTTGGCTTCACAACAGTTTTATTTGCATCCCGGAGATGCGTATTCCATTTTCCTTGCAGATACGTTGGGCAATGCAAAATTGTTCGGCTTTAAAGACAGCTTGCACTTATCCGATTCCTCGAGAATAGGTATTCGCTTTGCAAATATGTCGCCCAACTCTACTTCACTGGATTTGTATATAACCGATTCAACTAATTCATTAGTTAATAATATTGCATTCGGTAAAGCATCTGATTTTACAAATATTGCAACGCCGGTATCGGGGAAAATTTCTTTCCAAATAAAAGAAAACGGCAGTAATACCGTTTTGGCAACGCTTCCTGAAACAGAAATAAAGAAAGGAAGAATATATACGGTGTGGGCAAAAGGATTTGAAAATGCAACGGTTGACAGTCTGAAAGCAGGTCTTTCCATTATGCGGAATAAATAA
- a CDS encoding dioxygenase family protein, which yields MERKAFLKHTFSALGIFAVAPIIKSCNKAGSALQSDSDNDSMGQGSGTASSVAADTSCTVTPSEIEGPFPTHSPASYIRSDIRKGDGIGTTLTSVITIVNVNDNCAALENVYVDIWHCDVNGDYSEYGDTQMQSNNYTNLHWLRGRQQTDSNGQVKFISIFPGWYQGRATHIHAHIFDQSGNTLLVTQIAFDDDLCKTVNTSGSGYGYTKGMSGYTYNNADNVFSDGFTKELSAVTGSLSEGFQLSITIHVKA from the coding sequence ATGGAAAGGAAAGCTTTTCTCAAACACACATTTTCGGCATTAGGTATTTTTGCCGTTGCCCCAATAATCAAATCTTGTAATAAAGCAGGGAGCGCATTGCAATCCGATTCAGACAATGACTCAATGGGGCAAGGTTCAGGTACAGCTTCAAGTGTAGCTGCTGATACATCCTGTACTGTTACACCATCCGAGATTGAAGGACCTTTTCCCACACATTCGCCCGCGAGCTATATACGAAGCGACATCCGGAAAGGCGACGGCATAGGAACAACGCTTACTTCGGTTATCACGATCGTAAATGTAAACGACAATTGCGCAGCATTGGAAAATGTATATGTGGACATCTGGCACTGCGATGTAAACGGAGACTACTCCGAATACGGCGACACACAAATGCAATCGAACAATTACACAAACCTGCATTGGCTGCGCGGTCGGCAACAAACCGACTCCAATGGACAGGTAAAATTCATTTCTATTTTCCCCGGCTGGTATCAAGGTCGCGCTACGCATATTCACGCGCATATATTTGACCAGTCCGGCAATACGTTGTTAGTAACTCAAATTGCTTTTGACGACGATTTGTGCAAAACAGTCAATACTTCCGGCTCAGGCTACGGCTATACAAAAGGCATGAGTGGTTATACTTATAATAATGCCGATAACGTATTTAGCGATGGCTTTACAAAAGAATTATCCGCCGTTACCGGAAGTCTTTCAGAGGGCTTTCAATTGAGCATTACCATTCATGTAAAAGCATAA
- a CDS encoding sensor histidine kinase, which produces MLRKYFIQSNILLILTHIVGWILFLSLPIIFLGAGRNDINITIQTFLLGAAYWMYVLLYGSIFYLHNYLLFPRLYLGTHKIFYFLILILLGIAILVIKPFDAIMDLRENSNNQTRIITSPYTPPPMLPQNDMRQNIRHKLPRDSNFQNRPFNKRHQDIVGFVLYLLLIALGALIEGSKKLRNTQQQLLQTEAEKSKAELIFLKAQINPHFIFNTLNNIYSLAASESKETSEAILKLSGIMRYITDNTENTFVLFTDEIQCIDDYIYLQRLRLGKNAALNYTVSGNTEGKKIAPLILISFIENVFKYGISKHQHSPVKIDIAINNHTLTFNSENKIFRNNAEGTGLGIANTKKRLDLMYTEKYTLNIDKENNLFKVTLILKLNE; this is translated from the coding sequence ATGCTACGCAAATATTTTATCCAATCTAATATTCTTCTCATCCTCACACACATCGTCGGATGGATATTATTTTTGTCTTTGCCCATAATTTTTTTAGGAGCCGGTCGGAATGATATAAATATTACTATTCAAACATTTCTTTTAGGTGCAGCATACTGGATGTATGTTTTACTATACGGCAGCATTTTTTATTTACACAATTATCTTCTGTTTCCCCGCCTGTACTTGGGCACTCATAAGATATTCTATTTTCTTATTTTAATTTTGTTGGGTATTGCTATTCTTGTTATAAAGCCTTTTGATGCCATAATGGATTTACGAGAAAATAGCAATAATCAAACAAGAATAATAACATCGCCTTACACTCCGCCGCCAATGCTGCCGCAAAACGATATGCGGCAGAATATTCGCCATAAATTGCCGCGCGATAGCAATTTTCAAAACCGACCATTCAATAAAAGGCATCAGGATATTGTTGGATTTGTGCTGTATTTATTATTAATTGCATTAGGAGCGTTAATTGAAGGTTCTAAAAAATTACGAAATACCCAACAACAATTGTTGCAAACGGAAGCTGAAAAATCAAAAGCCGAGCTTATATTTTTAAAAGCACAAATAAATCCGCATTTTATTTTCAATACCCTCAACAATATTTATTCGCTTGCAGCATCGGAAAGTAAAGAAACGTCCGAAGCTATTTTAAAACTTTCAGGCATTATGCGCTACATTACCGACAATACAGAAAATACATTCGTACTGTTTACCGATGAAATTCAATGTATTGATGATTATATTTATCTTCAACGATTGCGCTTAGGAAAAAATGCAGCATTGAATTATACCGTCAGCGGCAACACAGAAGGGAAAAAAATTGCTCCATTGATATTGATAAGTTTTATTGAAAATGTTTTCAAATACGGCATTAGTAAACATCAGCATTCTCCGGTTAAAATCGACATCGCAATAAACAACCATACGCTTACATTCAATTCAGAGAATAAAATATTTCGCAATAATGCAGAGGGAACAGGATTGGGCATTGCCAACACAAAGAAACGCCTTGACTTGATGTACACAGAAAAATACACGCTGAATATCGACAAAGAAAATAATCTGTTTAAAGTAACTCTTATTTTAAAACTAAACGAATAA
- a CDS encoding BlaI/MecI/CopY family transcriptional regulator — protein MAKQIKLTESESEILQILWELGPASVREVHEALNKIKDTGYTTTLKLMQIMHEKNLLTRDDKARVHIYKPAISLKAGQQQAVTKIIKTMFKGSPAQLVMHALGNHRPSKEELDEIKKYLKELEKNS, from the coding sequence ATGGCAAAGCAAATCAAACTTACCGAAAGCGAATCTGAAATATTGCAAATTCTCTGGGAGCTTGGTCCGGCAAGCGTTCGCGAAGTACATGAAGCTTTGAACAAAATCAAAGACACAGGCTACACCACTACTTTGAAACTGATGCAAATCATGCATGAGAAAAACCTGCTTACGCGCGACGACAAAGCGAGAGTTCATATCTACAAGCCCGCCATCTCTTTAAAAGCAGGGCAACAGCAAGCCGTAACCAAGATTATCAAAACCATGTTCAAAGGTTCCCCGGCTCAGTTGGTAATGCACGCGCTCGGCAATCATCGTCCGTCAAAAGAAGAACTTGATGAGATAAAAAAATATTTAAAAGAATTGGAAAAAAATTCATGA
- a CDS encoding M56 family metallopeptidase, with translation MNIINTLSSPVFKALGWSLLHSLWQALAFYVLARLILSVVKNAAAKTKYLIAYASLSMMIVCVVFTFLQQLKMQEKALALTNFSNTDLSETMITASFQHHLPHTKMFYFEQGMPFIVLFYLIGVLILGLRFINNYRQVIFLKTKGLIEVNHLLEEKIRHLAAQLNISSSFRFFLSKYADAPVMLGALKPMILLPVAFLNNLSVEETEAILLHELAHIRRNDYLLNLLQSVIETILFFNPFVWLISKIIREEREKCCDEIVIEFAEPRTYAQALLSLEQAEKPVLTLAAGDKQYQLLNRIKNFTMKKNHIISAKQKTLSVLIVALGIFSIAWLSPKEIHDNKKMLLTKKIKGTSPHLFNIDTAIISTPPTPIIASPAPPAMPRNISISKIAPPSTPNVQLPVPPKNLMDSVPHFDSAKANRYFHSAEWKKYQHDLQENTAKIREFYKSKEWENYQDSLRANIAKISEFYNNDAWKKYQNELKAQAAKIQNFYNSDKWKNYQKNLQAHLAKNLNALNSKEWKQQQTEINKQLATIQKTMNSKDWKEKQTAIEAQSKKLQDYFNSPEWKKRQQDIQNKTQNMSKYFQSKQWRLQQKAIEEQSKKLQDYFNSPEWKKQQERIQHVTDSLSAYNNNAMMQVLQTYKEAMTDANQ, from the coding sequence ATGAATATCATCAACACGCTCTCCTCTCCTGTTTTCAAGGCTTTAGGCTGGAGCTTGCTGCATAGCTTATGGCAGGCGCTTGCTTTTTATGTTTTAGCACGGTTAATTTTATCAGTCGTAAAAAACGCTGCTGCAAAAACAAAATATCTTATCGCGTATGCATCGCTGAGCATGATGATAGTTTGCGTTGTATTTACTTTCCTGCAACAATTGAAAATGCAGGAAAAGGCTTTAGCCCTGACAAATTTCAGCAATACTGATTTATCTGAAACTATGATTACGGCTTCATTTCAGCATCATCTTCCGCACACGAAAATGTTTTATTTTGAACAGGGAATGCCTTTTATCGTGTTGTTTTATTTAATCGGCGTTCTTATTCTCGGATTGAGGTTCATTAATAATTACCGACAAGTAATTTTTCTGAAAACAAAAGGATTAATTGAAGTAAACCACTTGTTGGAAGAAAAAATACGACACCTTGCTGCGCAACTAAATATTTCATCGTCATTCAGATTTTTTCTATCAAAATATGCGGATGCTCCCGTGATGCTTGGAGCGCTGAAACCGATGATTCTGTTACCTGTTGCATTTCTCAATAATTTATCTGTTGAAGAAACGGAAGCGATTTTACTGCACGAACTCGCACACATTCGCCGAAACGATTACCTGCTCAATCTGCTGCAATCTGTGATTGAAACGATTTTATTTTTCAATCCGTTTGTTTGGTTGATTTCAAAAATCATTCGTGAAGAAAGAGAAAAATGCTGCGATGAAATTGTGATTGAATTTGCCGAACCGAGAACTTATGCGCAAGCATTGCTTTCGCTGGAACAAGCCGAAAAGCCCGTACTGACGCTGGCTGCGGGCGATAAACAATATCAACTTTTAAACCGGATAAAAAATTTTACCATGAAAAAAAATCACATCATCAGCGCGAAACAAAAAACGCTGAGCGTCCTAATTGTAGCGTTAGGTATCTTTTCCATTGCATGGCTTTCGCCGAAAGAAATACACGATAACAAAAAAATGTTGTTGACAAAAAAAATCAAAGGAACATCGCCACATTTATTCAACATCGACACAGCAATAATTTCCACGCCGCCCACTCCCATAATTGCTTCGCCTGCACCGCCGGCAATGCCCCGTAATATCAGTATAAGCAAAATAGCTCCACCATCCACGCCAAATGTTCAATTACCGGTACCTCCTAAAAACTTAATGGATTCTGTTCCTCATTTCGATAGCGCTAAAGCCAACAGATATTTCCATAGTGCAGAATGGAAAAAATATCAACATGATTTGCAGGAGAACACCGCCAAAATCAGAGAATTTTACAAGAGTAAAGAATGGGAAAATTATCAAGATAGCCTAAGAGCAAATATCGCCAAAATCAGTGAGTTCTACAATAATGACGCGTGGAAAAAATATCAGAACGAATTAAAAGCCCAAGCCGCTAAAATCCAAAACTTTTACAATAGCGACAAGTGGAAAAATTATCAAAAAAACTTACAAGCCCACCTTGCTAAAAACCTGAACGCACTCAACAGTAAAGAATGGAAACAACAACAAACAGAAATCAATAAACAACTTGCAACAATACAGAAAACCATGAACAGCAAAGATTGGAAAGAGAAACAAACTGCCATAGAAGCTCAATCAAAAAAACTACAAGACTATTTCAATAGTCCCGAATGGAAAAAACGACAGCAAGATATTCAAAACAAAACACAAAACATGAGTAAATATTTTCAAAGCAAACAGTGGAGACTACAACAAAAAGCCATTGAAGAACAATCAAAAAAACTGCAGGACTATTTCAATAGCCCGGAATGGAAAAAGCAACAAGAAAGAATACAGCATGTAACAGATTCTTTGAGTGCCTATAACAATAATGCAATGATGCAAGTTCTACAAACATATAAAGAAGCTATGACAGACGCGAATCAATAG
- a CDS encoding pirin family protein encodes MIKQQTAGKIYPAEMWSHHKSSALTAYAMCLYNEEKRQHENVPLLEFNNEIIAAEHIISFEAYCSQILFLLPIHGSLKYSDSHDSSYVISPETFFAQELHKGDKIEVSNIHSVGVNYIRIIMNTDVVFPLSTEINSYNTENPRNKNRLIKIFKTGHPAVIGSFKKISIGKFAERGNATYILKNKNDIKCLFYVISGEFEIGGRLLHKKDGLILWNTDSIEIESLCPDAILLVIEYGYI; translated from the coding sequence ATGATAAAACAACAAACAGCCGGAAAAATATATCCCGCCGAAATGTGGAGCCATCACAAATCATCAGCATTAACGGCATATGCCATGTGTTTATACAATGAAGAAAAACGACAACATGAAAATGTACCATTGCTCGAATTTAACAACGAAATTATCGCAGCCGAACATATTATATCTTTTGAGGCATACTGCTCACAAATATTGTTTTTGTTGCCAATACATGGCTCGCTAAAATATTCCGATTCACACGACTCTTCGTATGTAATCAGTCCTGAAACGTTCTTTGCGCAGGAATTACACAAAGGAGACAAGATAGAAGTTTCAAATATCCATTCAGTTGGTGTTAACTACATTCGGATTATTATGAATACAGACGTTGTGTTTCCCCTCTCAACCGAAATAAATTCATACAACACAGAGAACCCCCGTAATAAAAACAGACTGATAAAGATTTTTAAAACAGGACATCCTGCTGTAATTGGTTCATTCAAAAAAATAAGTATCGGGAAGTTTGCAGAACGCGGCAACGCAACCTATATCTTAAAGAACAAAAACGATATAAAATGCCTGTTTTATGTAATCAGCGGCGAATTTGAAATTGGCGGGAGACTGCTGCATAAGAAAGACGGGCTGATACTCTGGAATACCGACTCAATAGAAATAGAATCCTTGTGCCCGGATGCTATACTTTTAGTAATCGAATACGGCTACATATAA
- a CDS encoding LytR/AlgR family response regulator transcription factor, with the protein MPFTCIAIDDEPLALKLIEGYIRRMPQLKLIQTFEDAIAGSEFIRHHAVDILFIDIEMPDISGLALVSALSEKPQVIFTTAYKNFAYEGFELDAVDFLLKPISFERFKKAVNKAVDAIEKKTIRNNEAEHFFIWSEYKQVKIITSHILYIEAKDDYVCVYLKNARPVLTLITLKEMLTKLPADKFLRIHRSYIIPLYEIQEVSGRKVRLHSGKEFPVSNSYYNEFKNTLNPKNT; encoded by the coding sequence ATGCCTTTTACCTGCATTGCTATTGACGACGAACCTTTGGCTCTAAAACTTATCGAAGGATATATTCGGCGGATGCCGCAACTTAAACTGATTCAAACATTTGAAGATGCCATTGCGGGCAGCGAATTTATACGCCATCATGCAGTCGATATTTTATTTATAGACATAGAAATGCCCGATATATCCGGACTTGCGCTCGTGAGCGCATTGAGCGAAAAACCTCAGGTTATTTTTACGACAGCATACAAAAATTTTGCTTACGAAGGATTTGAACTGGACGCCGTGGATTTTTTGCTGAAACCCATCAGCTTTGAACGATTTAAAAAAGCCGTAAACAAAGCTGTCGATGCTATTGAAAAAAAGACGATACGCAACAATGAAGCCGAGCATTTCTTTATCTGGAGTGAATATAAACAAGTTAAAATAATAACATCGCACATTTTGTATATCGAAGCCAAAGACGATTATGTGTGTGTTTATCTGAAAAACGCACGTCCTGTACTAACATTGATTACACTAAAAGAAATGCTCACAAAACTGCCTGCCGATAAGTTCCTTAGAATACATCGCAGCTACATTATACCGTTGTATGAAATACAAGAAGTATCGGGTAGAAAGGTGCGCTTGCATTCAGGCAAAGAATTTCCTGTCAGCAACAGCTATTACAATGAGTTCAAAAATACCTTGAATCCTAAGAACACCTAA
- a CDS encoding outer membrane beta-barrel protein, which translates to MMNKKDLIEQIKDRLQAHEEDYAPGAWEQFVQYEKSKKKRPLFWAAAASILLLLGTGAFYYLNTLKNNIAQQALVTNKNSDNQIPQVAAKTDSAQNTHNAFSQNKSVASSSASSLSSTQNIVISHPNNYSSTQQQIIKDTSSVIKNILPQHADTNTTQQLANNNEQEQNSDSGKLNYMSTDFPFKSKRKSIALANRWLMDVVVAPSVSNSNKLNMGYGVAVGYKLSQRLSINSGLSYSQLTAVNSNSNSVGIASSSAPSVETNVTGLSVPLEFRYNLNQKWYVSAGASAMAVLSNKQHTTYIANSIATDAFTSKNGNLFATQNVIAPPKVATSALEQSQGNQNFAGFLNFSLGFKQQLSKGTKFSIEPFISIPATNNFSKQNVHLSNAGVRLKIGL; encoded by the coding sequence ATGATGAACAAAAAAGATTTAATTGAACAAATAAAAGACCGGCTTCAGGCGCACGAAGAAGATTATGCGCCCGGAGCATGGGAACAGTTTGTTCAATACGAAAAAAGCAAAAAGAAGCGTCCTTTGTTTTGGGCTGCGGCTGCAAGCATATTGCTATTGCTTGGCACCGGCGCATTCTATTATTTGAATACACTAAAAAATAATATTGCGCAGCAAGCTTTGGTTACGAATAAAAATAGCGACAATCAAATTCCGCAAGTTGCGGCAAAAACAGATTCCGCACAAAACACGCATAACGCTTTTTCACAAAACAAAAGCGTTGCATCATCGTCTGCATCATCTCTATCTTCTACTCAAAATATCGTTATCAGTCATCCGAACAATTATTCTTCAACCCAACAACAAATTATAAAAGATACATCATCCGTTATCAAAAATATTTTACCGCAACACGCTGATACAAATACAACTCAGCAATTGGCAAATAATAATGAACAGGAGCAAAACAGCGACAGCGGAAAACTTAATTATATGTCCACCGATTTTCCTTTTAAAAGTAAAAGAAAATCTATTGCTCTTGCCAACCGTTGGTTAATGGATGTTGTAGTTGCTCCGTCCGTAAGCAACAGCAACAAGCTGAACATGGGCTACGGCGTTGCAGTTGGTTATAAACTTTCTCAAAGGTTATCCATTAATTCGGGGCTGTCTTATTCACAGCTTACGGCAGTTAACAGCAATTCAAATTCGGTAGGCATTGCCAGCAGTTCTGCTCCGTCCGTGGAAACGAATGTTACAGGCTTGAGCGTGCCACTCGAATTTCGTTACAATCTAAACCAAAAATGGTATGTAAGCGCAGGAGCCTCGGCAATGGCAGTTTTGTCCAATAAACAACATACGACTTATATTGCCAACAGTATAGCGACAGACGCATTCACTTCAAAAAACGGGAATCTGTTTGCAACGCAAAATGTAATAGCGCCGCCGAAAGTTGCAACAAGTGCACTTGAACAATCGCAAGGAAATCAAAACTTTGCAGGTTTTTTAAATTTCTCACTCGGCTTTAAACAGCAGCTTAGCAAAGGCACAAAGTTTTCGATAGAGCCGTTTATCAGCATTCCTGCGACCAACAATTTCTCCAAACAAAATGTACACTTATCCAATGCAGGCGTAAGGTTGAAAATAGGTTTGTAA